GTTGGAATACAAGGGAGATGTAGGGGCGCACAGCTGTGCGCCCACCATTGCAAAAACATGCAATGGCATCCAAGATCGGGCGGACAGCGGTCCGCCCCGGCGATTCCTTAGGAGGATTTCATTTCCTTATGAACGGTATGTTTCGCACAGGCCCGGCAAAATTTCTTTACTTCCACCTTGTAATCTTTCCGTTTGCCGCGGGAGTGGGAGTAATTCTTATTCTTGCAGTCCGTACAAGCCAAAATAATCGTAATGCGTTCAGCCATAGAATTCCTTTAGGCGATCACTTCC
Above is a window of Elusimicrobiota bacterium DNA encoding:
- the rpmG gene encoding 50S ribosomal protein L33, whose amino-acid sequence is MAERITIILACTDCKNKNYSHSRGKRKDYKVEVKKFCRACAKHTVHKEMKSS